A genomic segment from Bacillus cereus G9842 encodes:
- a CDS encoding aldose 1-epimerase family protein: MIATIQNEKVIVSISDKGAELQSVRLKEDNTEYLWQGDSTYWGRRAPILFPIVGRLVDNTYYVDGKPYSLTQHGFARDLTFSVKEQSETKITYIVTNNEETLKKYPYEFELLISYELEGQSVHVTYEVNNPTSKEMFFSIGAHPGFNFPLLDGESFTDYHLSFNGSERLETSVLEGPYLSNKKQLIAENTTELPLTYDLFKNDALIFENMNTNEISIRSHKHNKFVKVEFDGFPFVGVWTPGDNAPFLCIEPWYGIADEVNPAKDFKDKKGIQSLQANETFTCRYSITIG, from the coding sequence ATGATAGCAACAATCCAAAATGAAAAAGTGATCGTTTCCATTTCTGACAAAGGTGCAGAATTACAAAGCGTTCGCTTAAAAGAAGACAACACAGAATATTTATGGCAAGGTGATTCTACATATTGGGGACGCCGTGCACCAATTTTGTTCCCAATTGTCGGCCGATTAGTAGATAATACATACTACGTAGACGGTAAACCATATTCATTAACACAACACGGTTTCGCTCGTGATCTTACTTTCTCTGTGAAAGAACAAAGTGAAACAAAGATTACTTATATCGTTACTAATAATGAAGAAACGTTAAAAAAATACCCATACGAATTCGAATTACTCATTTCTTATGAGCTAGAAGGACAAAGCGTTCATGTAACATATGAAGTAAACAATCCTACTTCTAAAGAGATGTTCTTCTCAATTGGGGCACATCCTGGATTCAACTTCCCTTTATTGGATGGTGAATCATTTACAGATTATCACTTATCGTTTAATGGTTCGGAACGCTTAGAAACAAGCGTATTAGAAGGACCTTACCTTTCAAACAAAAAGCAATTAATCGCTGAAAATACAACTGAATTGCCACTTACATATGATTTATTCAAAAATGATGCGCTTATTTTTGAAAATATGAATACGAATGAAATTTCGATTCGTTCTCATAAACATAATAAATTTGTAAAAGTAGAATTTGATGGCTTCCCATTTGTCGGCGTATGGACACCAGGGGATAACGCACCTTTCTTATGTATTGAACCTTGGTATGGAATCGCTGATGAAGTAAATCCAGCAAAAGATTTCAAGGACAAAAAGGGAATTCAATCTTTACAAGCGAATGAAACATTTACATGTCGTTACAGCATCACAATCGGATAA
- a CDS encoding QueT transporter family protein, with product MNIRTLVGNGILAALYIAVSMLIQPFGFTNVQFRISEMFNHLVVFNKKAIYGIVLGVFLTNLFFSPMIAYDLVFGVGQSILALVATIISMRFIKGVWARMIFNTVIFTITMFMIAIELHLALGLPFMLSWLTCAVGEFVVMAIGMPVMYWINKRVQFERFM from the coding sequence ATGAATATTAGAACTTTAGTCGGCAATGGTATTTTAGCGGCATTATATATTGCTGTTTCTATGCTTATTCAGCCATTTGGCTTTACGAATGTACAATTTCGTATTTCAGAGATGTTTAATCATCTCGTTGTATTTAACAAGAAAGCAATTTACGGAATTGTATTAGGTGTATTTTTAACGAATCTCTTTTTCTCACCTATGATCGCTTATGATTTAGTATTTGGAGTAGGGCAATCTATTCTTGCATTAGTTGCAACGATTATTTCTATGCGATTTATTAAAGGTGTTTGGGCTCGTATGATTTTTAATACGGTTATCTTTACGATTACAATGTTTATGATTGCAATTGAACTTCATCTTGCATTGGGTTTACCATTTATGTTGTCTTGGTTAACATGTGCAGTCGGTGAATTTGTTGTAATGGCCATTGGTATGCCTGTAATGTACTGGATTAATAAGCGAGTACAATTTGAAAGATTTATGTAA
- a CDS encoding ribonuclease H family protein has protein sequence MKYKIHWLYKTKRGLQTELTTDYMNIEEILQFAEDFEKTGRAKELLFYDEMDAEWSLKEMKKLSKQVEEEPQEILVYFDGGYDVQTKEAGVGICVYYKKGNTNYRIRRNAYIEGIDDNNEAEYASLLYGMNILEELGIKYEAVTLRGDSQVVLQQLAGEWPCYDEHLNHYLDQIEQKAKQMKLKLVCDPISRKQNKEAHQLATQALEGTVIDSHKEITE, from the coding sequence ATGAAATATAAAATTCATTGGTTGTATAAAACGAAGCGAGGATTGCAGACGGAATTAACAACAGATTATATGAACATAGAAGAAATACTTCAATTTGCAGAGGATTTTGAGAAAACAGGAAGAGCTAAGGAACTTTTATTTTACGATGAAATGGATGCAGAATGGTCATTAAAGGAAATGAAAAAACTGAGTAAACAAGTAGAGGAAGAGCCCCAAGAAATACTCGTTTATTTTGATGGGGGGTATGATGTGCAAACGAAAGAAGCTGGCGTTGGTATATGTGTGTACTATAAAAAAGGAAATACAAACTACCGCATTCGCCGCAATGCATATATAGAAGGTATAGATGATAATAATGAAGCGGAATATGCATCACTATTATACGGTATGAATATACTCGAGGAATTAGGGATTAAATATGAAGCAGTTACACTTCGCGGAGATTCTCAAGTTGTATTGCAGCAATTGGCGGGAGAATGGCCTTGTTATGATGAGCATTTAAACCATTATTTAGATCAAATTGAACAAAAGGCGAAGCAAATGAAATTAAAACTTGTATGTGATCCGATATCTAGAAAACAAAATAAAGAAGCACATCAATTAGCAACGCAAGCATTAGAAGGGACAGTCATTGATAGTCATAAAGAAATAACCGAATAG
- a CDS encoding zinc-finger domain-containing protein yields the protein MDKKQLITEVNDLLETYCEGCFLREHNRKTNSKYYAHSFCIRQCTVGETLKKYGEQLS from the coding sequence GTGGATAAAAAGCAACTCATTACAGAGGTAAATGACTTATTAGAAACATATTGTGAAGGATGTTTCTTGCGAGAACATAATCGAAAGACAAATAGTAAATATTATGCACATTCATTTTGTATAAGACAATGTACAGTTGGAGAAACATTGAAAAAGTATGGAGAACAGTTGTCATAA
- a CDS encoding DUF2564 family protein, which yields MGSEVNDFEEVKFRVETAQKMVGSATISMDPDTLEHATTAVEAARSQLEIMKSVAVDLDEPFLMNEEKKLSKCEQQLNEAKH from the coding sequence ATGGGATCAGAAGTAAATGATTTTGAAGAAGTAAAATTCCGTGTAGAAACAGCACAAAAGATGGTAGGTTCTGCAACAATTTCAATGGATCCAGACACATTAGAGCATGCCACTACTGCAGTAGAAGCAGCTCGCTCACAGCTTGAAATTATGAAATCTGTTGCAGTAGATTTAGATGAACCATTTTTAATGAACGAGGAAAAGAAACTAAGCAAATGCGAGCAGCAATTAAACGAAGCAAAGCACTAA